In a single window of the Micrococcaceae bacterium Sec5.7 genome:
- a CDS encoding SDR family NAD(P)-dependent oxidoreductase has protein sequence MNPQTEPFTVTGGAVLVTGAAMGMGRLYALRAAREGAATVILWDVDQDGLESVAAEVSAFGARAVVRQVNLADRAAIASAAEDCRAEGPLTLLINNAGIVRGAFFWDHDPQQDIALTMDVNALAPMYVSLAFLPGMMADAGRPRRILNVASAAGTVANPRMSVYAASKWAVIGWSDSLRLELEQQGHTHLRVTTFCPGYISTGMFAGARGPLMTPLMTPDDAVGRAWRATVAGDPLLIAPWTANLGKSLRGILPVRAWDVVGGRIFRIYSSMDKFTGRTEKPGLNAKAGQK, from the coding sequence ATGAATCCTCAGACGGAACCTTTTACAGTCACGGGCGGCGCTGTGCTGGTCACCGGAGCCGCCATGGGAATGGGCCGGCTCTACGCACTCCGGGCCGCGCGCGAAGGCGCCGCAACCGTGATTCTCTGGGACGTGGACCAGGATGGCCTGGAAAGTGTTGCGGCGGAAGTCAGTGCCTTTGGTGCCAGGGCTGTGGTCCGGCAGGTCAACCTCGCGGACCGCGCGGCCATTGCTTCAGCCGCCGAGGACTGCCGTGCGGAGGGCCCGCTGACGCTCCTGATCAACAATGCCGGAATCGTCCGCGGTGCTTTCTTCTGGGACCACGATCCGCAGCAGGACATCGCGCTGACCATGGACGTCAACGCGCTGGCGCCCATGTACGTTTCTCTGGCTTTCCTGCCGGGCATGATGGCCGACGCCGGCAGGCCCCGGAGGATTCTCAACGTCGCCTCTGCGGCGGGTACGGTGGCCAACCCCCGGATGAGCGTTTATGCGGCGTCCAAGTGGGCCGTCATCGGCTGGAGCGACTCCCTGCGGCTCGAACTCGAGCAGCAGGGCCACACCCACCTCCGGGTCACCACGTTCTGCCCCGGCTACATCTCCACCGGGATGTTCGCCGGCGCCCGCGGGCCGCTGATGACACCGCTGATGACGCCGGACGACGCCGTCGGGCGGGCATGGCGGGCAACCGTTGCGGGTGATCCGCTGCTGATTGCGCCGTGGACCGCCAATCTGGGCAAGTCCCTGCGCGGCATCCTCCCTGTCAGGGCCTGGGATGTTGTGGGCGGCCGGATCTTCAGGATTTACTCGAGTATGGACAAATTCACCGGACGGACCGAAAAGCCCGGGCTCAACGCCAAGGCGGGACAGAAGTGA
- a CDS encoding aminotransferase class I/II-fold pyridoxal phosphate-dependent enzyme translates to MTAAVAAPWRRAARGANLLAPDGVLGVTIFEEMTTLALQTGAINLGQGFPDEDGPAEIKAAAQAAIASGANQYAPGKGILELREAISAHQERFYGLTPDPQTEIIVTTGATEGIAAALLAFVGPGDEVLTFEPFYDSYGAIIGLSGATHTTAPLLAPDFLPDLAALESAFSSNTKAVLLNNPHNPTGAVFPREVLQRVVELARKYDALIITDEVYEHLTFGASHIPVATLPGAAERTITISSAGKTFSFTGWKIGWLSGPEELVAAIRTVKQFLTYSSGTPFQSAIAAGLALPDGFYTGISATLRTKRDILSEGLRAAGLDVFTPEGTYFVNVDTSPLGISDSVDLARRLPALVGVAAIPVPVFCHPEGAERTRSLLRFAFCKKTGVLEEAAARLATLRDRL, encoded by the coding sequence GTGACGGCCGCAGTTGCCGCACCATGGCGGCGGGCGGCCAGAGGGGCCAACCTCCTTGCCCCCGACGGCGTCCTGGGCGTCACCATCTTTGAAGAAATGACCACACTGGCTCTCCAGACGGGCGCCATCAACCTCGGCCAGGGCTTCCCAGACGAGGACGGCCCGGCCGAAATCAAAGCTGCAGCGCAGGCCGCCATCGCCTCGGGCGCCAACCAGTACGCTCCAGGCAAAGGCATCCTGGAACTGCGTGAAGCCATCTCGGCCCATCAGGAGCGGTTCTACGGCCTGACGCCGGATCCGCAGACGGAGATCATCGTCACCACCGGCGCCACCGAGGGCATTGCGGCGGCACTCCTGGCCTTCGTGGGGCCAGGCGACGAGGTGCTGACATTCGAGCCCTTCTACGATTCCTACGGCGCCATCATCGGGCTGTCCGGCGCCACTCACACCACCGCCCCGCTGCTGGCACCGGATTTCCTTCCCGACCTGGCAGCGCTGGAGTCGGCATTCAGCAGCAACACCAAGGCGGTGCTGCTGAACAATCCGCACAACCCCACCGGTGCCGTGTTCCCACGCGAAGTGCTGCAGCGCGTCGTGGAACTGGCCCGGAAATACGATGCCCTGATCATCACCGATGAGGTTTACGAGCACCTCACGTTTGGTGCCAGCCACATTCCGGTGGCCACGCTGCCGGGCGCGGCTGAGCGGACCATCACTATTTCCTCGGCCGGCAAGACGTTTTCCTTCACCGGCTGGAAGATCGGCTGGCTGAGCGGACCGGAGGAGCTCGTGGCGGCAATCCGCACGGTCAAGCAGTTCCTGACTTACAGCTCGGGCACACCGTTCCAGAGCGCGATTGCGGCCGGCCTGGCGCTCCCGGATGGCTTCTACACCGGCATTTCCGCCACCCTGCGGACGAAGCGGGACATCCTCAGCGAGGGCCTCAGGGCAGCAGGTCTTGATGTTTTCACTCCCGAGGGCACGTATTTTGTCAACGTGGACACCTCGCCGCTGGGGATCAGTGACTCGGTGGACCTCGCTCGCAGGCTGCCGGCGCTGGTGGGCGTCGCAGCCATTCCGGTGCCGGTTTTCTGCCACCC
- the coaD gene encoding pantetheine-phosphate adenylyltransferase, whose product MRRAVCPGSYDPIHNGHLEVIARAASLFDEVIVAVSTNYSKNYRFGLEERIEMARETLASLRGIVVEPVGEGLLAEYCRQRGVSAIVKGLRSSSDFDYELPMATMNRQLSGVETVFLPAEAHYLHLSSTLIKEVSALGGSVSEYVPRSVLKRLLAGASPADQAPRG is encoded by the coding sequence ATGAGACGCGCAGTTTGTCCAGGCTCCTACGACCCCATCCACAACGGGCATCTGGAGGTCATCGCCCGGGCCGCGAGCCTTTTTGACGAGGTGATTGTGGCGGTGTCCACCAACTACTCGAAAAATTACCGGTTCGGCCTCGAGGAGCGGATCGAGATGGCGCGGGAAACCCTGGCATCCCTGCGCGGCATTGTGGTTGAACCGGTGGGGGAGGGACTCCTGGCGGAATACTGCCGGCAGCGCGGAGTTTCGGCGATCGTCAAGGGACTCCGGTCATCATCCGATTTTGACTACGAACTGCCGATGGCCACCATGAACCGGCAGCTCAGCGGAGTGGAGACTGTCTTCCTCCCGGCTGAAGCGCACTACCTGCATCTGTCTTCCACTCTCATCAAGGAAGTCTCGGCACTGGGCGGCAGCGTGTCGGAATACGTGCCCAGATCCGTGCTGAAACGCCTGCTGGCTGGCGCGTCCCCTGCGGATCAGGCGCCAAGAGGGTAA